The following coding sequences are from one Acomys russatus chromosome 16, mAcoRus1.1, whole genome shotgun sequence window:
- the LOC127200177 gene encoding cytochrome c oxidase assembly protein COX11, mitochondrial yields the protein MGGLWCPGWRRIVAFCGRRWCQPGRPGGSVERAERVLRPGWNGLGGAERGLRRLGTWKHLCGTGGPATQPPRRPKSSNPFQRAQEDEWRRRNKTVLTYVAAAAVGMLGASYAAVPLYRLYCQTTGLGGSAVAGHSSDQIENMVPVKDRIIKITFNADVHASLQWNFRPQQTEIYVVPGETALAFYKAKNPTDKPVIGISTYNVVPFEAGQYFNKIQCFCFEEQRLNPQEEVDMPVFFYIDPEFAEDPRMVNVDLITLSYTFFEAKEGHTLPLPGYN from the exons ATGGGAGGGCTTTGGTGTCCGGGATGGAGGAGGATCGTGGCTTTTTGTGGCCGGCGCTGGTGCCAGCCTGGGCGGCCGGGCGGGAGTGTGGAGCGTGCAGAGCGGGTTCTCAGGCCCGGGTGGAATGGACTCGGAGGTGCGGAGCGGGGACTGAGGCGGCTGGGGACGTGGAAGCACCTGTGCGGGACCGGGGGTCCCGCCACGCAGCCGCCCAGGCGGCCGAAGAGCAGCAACCCTTTCCAGCGCGCGCAGGAGGACGAGTGGCGGCGGCGGAACAAGACGGTGCTCACGTACGTGGCCGCGGCCGCCGTGGGCATGCTGGGGGCCTCCTACGCCGCGGTGCCCCTCTACCGGCTCTACTGCCAG ACCACTGGACTTGGAGGATCAGCAGTGGCCGGGCATTCATCAGACCAGATTGAAAACATGGTGCCGGTGAAGGATCGAATCATTAAGATCACCTTCAATGCCGATGTGCATGCCAGTCTGCAGTGGAACTTCAGACCCCAGCAAACAGAGATATAT GTGGTACCAGGAGAGACTGCATTGGCATTTTATAAAGCTAAGAACCCTACTGACAAACCAGTAATTGGAATTTCTACATATAATGTTGTACCATTTGAAGCCGGAcagtatttcaataaaatacag TGCTTCTGTTTTGAAGAACAAAGGCTTAATCCACAAGAAGAAGTAGATATGCCAGTGTTTTTCTACATTGATCCTGAATTTGCAGAAGACCCACGAATGGTGAATGTTGATCTCATCACTCTTTCTTACACTTTTTTTGAGGCAAAGGAAGGGCACACCTTGCCACTTCCAGGCTATAACTGA